One Gammaproteobacteria bacterium genomic window carries:
- a CDS encoding AraC family transcriptional regulator, which translates to MRVRLLFLFTIILVGSTVAQTNDGPELAEDAEKLRNQIVELNKELFLLEEDLLHPASTRAAIYLSLDHGALFHLDAVKIKLDGKPVHAHLYTQHELQALQRGAIQPLFVTDLAAGKHNLTAVFTGKGPKGRDFKRAVTIDFEKGTEAKAFEIKIQDDPSQQQPKFEIITWQ; encoded by the coding sequence ATGCGCGTGCGCCTGCTGTTTTTGTTCACGATTATCCTGGTCGGTTCGACCGTGGCACAAACGAATGATGGGCCGGAGCTGGCCGAAGACGCCGAAAAGCTTCGGAACCAAATTGTCGAGCTCAACAAGGAATTGTTCCTGCTTGAGGAAGATTTGTTGCATCCAGCATCCACGCGCGCCGCAATTTATTTATCGTTAGATCACGGTGCACTGTTTCACCTCGACGCCGTGAAAATTAAACTAGACGGAAAACCAGTGCATGCACATTTATACACACAGCACGAGTTGCAGGCACTCCAACGCGGCGCCATCCAGCCTCTATTTGTCACCGATCTGGCCGCCGGAAAACATAACCTGACTGCGGTGTTCACCGGAAAGGGACCCAAAGGACGTGACTTTAAACGCGCAGTGACGATCGATTTCGAAAAAGGCACAGAAGCCAAGGCGTTTGAGATAAAAATTCAAGACGACCCAAGCCAGCAACAACCTAAATTTGAAATCATCACATGGCAGTAA